In Malania oleifera isolate guangnan ecotype guangnan chromosome 8, ASM2987363v1, whole genome shotgun sequence, a single window of DNA contains:
- the LOC131162319 gene encoding transcription factor bHLH80 isoform X3, with the protein MQQTPAGGAGSGGGGSGGGGSSGGVLTRFRSAPATWLDALLEEEEEDDTLKPNQGLSQLLAGHSATLSTRNSGNYASSADSGLYEAGSGGSGMGFLRQNSSPAGFLGAESEGYLSNFGIPANYDYISPSSVDASGKGQREEKAQQASAKFSAQLKVEQSAQLPGAMSGLLDMEMEKILEDSVPCRVRAKRGCATHPRSIAERVRRTRISDRIRKLQELVPNMDKLRLAESKNVIIARCCRTRSTKHSAQMVLLGSKFIY; encoded by the exons ATGCAACAGACACCTGCCGGTGGTGCTGGAAGTGGAGGTGGCGGCAGCGGCGGTGGCGGGAGCAGCGGTGGAGTACTTACCCGGTTCCGCTCAGCTCCAGCCACCTGGTTAGATGCTCTGCTTGAAGAAGAGGAGGAAGATGACACTTTGAAGCCAAACCAGGGTCTTTCTCAGCTTTTGGCAGGCCATTCAGCGACACTCAGTACCCGAAACTCCGGGAATTATGCGTCTTCCGCAGATTCAGGGTTGTACGAAGCTGGGTCCGGTGGCTCCGGCATGGGTTTTCTTCGACAGAACAGTTCTCCTGCGGGGTTCCTAGGTGCTGAGTCTGAGGGGTACTTGTCAAACTTCGGGATTCCGGCGAATTATGACTATATTTCGCCGTCGTCAGTCGACGCGTCTGGTAAGGGGCAGAGGGAGGAAAAAGCACAACAAGCTTCTGCAAAATTTTCGGCCCAGTTG AAAGTAGAGCAGAGTGCGCAGCTACCTGGTGCAATGAGTGGTTTATTGGATATGGAGATGGAGAAAATTTTGGAGGATTCCGTACCATGCAGGGTTCGAGCAAAGCGTGGCTGTGCAACACACCCCCGTAGCATTGCAGAGAGG GTTCGGAGGACTCGAATCAGTGATAGAATAAGGAAGCTTCAGGAGCTTGTGCCTAACATGGACAAG CTGAGACTTGCTGAGTCGAAAAATGTCATTATTGCCCG ATGCTGTCGGACCAGAAGTACCAAACATTCAGCACAGATGGTGCTTTTGGGAAGCAAATTTATCTACTGA
- the LOC131162319 gene encoding transcription factor bHLH80 isoform X2, with translation MQQTPAGGAGSGGGGSGGGGSSGGVLTRFRSAPATWLDALLEEEEEDDTLKPNQGLSQLLAGHSATLSTRNSGNYASSADSGLYEAGSGGSGMGFLRQNSSPAGFLGAESEGYLSNFGIPANYDYISPSSVDASGKGQREEKAQQASAKFSAQLKVEQSAQLPGAMSGLLDMEMEKILEDSVPCRVRAKRGCATHPRSIAERVRRTRISDRIRKLQELVPNMDKQTNTADMLEEAVEYVKFLQNQIQELAEHQKKCKCLVRD, from the exons ATGCAACAGACACCTGCCGGTGGTGCTGGAAGTGGAGGTGGCGGCAGCGGCGGTGGCGGGAGCAGCGGTGGAGTACTTACCCGGTTCCGCTCAGCTCCAGCCACCTGGTTAGATGCTCTGCTTGAAGAAGAGGAGGAAGATGACACTTTGAAGCCAAACCAGGGTCTTTCTCAGCTTTTGGCAGGCCATTCAGCGACACTCAGTACCCGAAACTCCGGGAATTATGCGTCTTCCGCAGATTCAGGGTTGTACGAAGCTGGGTCCGGTGGCTCCGGCATGGGTTTTCTTCGACAGAACAGTTCTCCTGCGGGGTTCCTAGGTGCTGAGTCTGAGGGGTACTTGTCAAACTTCGGGATTCCGGCGAATTATGACTATATTTCGCCGTCGTCAGTCGACGCGTCTGGTAAGGGGCAGAGGGAGGAAAAAGCACAACAAGCTTCTGCAAAATTTTCGGCCCAGTTG AAAGTAGAGCAGAGTGCGCAGCTACCTGGTGCAATGAGTGGTTTATTGGATATGGAGATGGAGAAAATTTTGGAGGATTCCGTACCATGCAGGGTTCGAGCAAAGCGTGGCTGTGCAACACACCCCCGTAGCATTGCAGAGAGG GTTCGGAGGACTCGAATCAGTGATAGAATAAGGAAGCTTCAGGAGCTTGTGCCTAACATGGACAAG CAAACTAATACAGCAGATATGTTAGAAGAGGCAGTAGAATATGTGaagtttttacaaaatcaaattcAG GAACTCGCTGAGCATCAAAAGAAGTGCAAATGCTTAGTTAGAGATTAG
- the LOC131162319 gene encoding transcription factor bHLH80 isoform X4 produces the protein MQQTPAGGAGSGGGGSGGGGSSGGVLTRFRSAPATWLDALLEEEEEDDTLKPNQGLSQLLAGHSATLSTRNSGNYASSADSGLYEAGSGGSGMGFLRQNSSPAGFLGAESEGYLSNFGIPANYDYISPSSVDASGKGQREEKAQQASAKFSAQLKVEQSAQLPGAMSGLLDMEMEKILEDSVPCRVRAKRGCATHPRSIAERVRRTRISDRIRKLQELVPNMDKELAEHQKKCKCLVRD, from the exons ATGCAACAGACACCTGCCGGTGGTGCTGGAAGTGGAGGTGGCGGCAGCGGCGGTGGCGGGAGCAGCGGTGGAGTACTTACCCGGTTCCGCTCAGCTCCAGCCACCTGGTTAGATGCTCTGCTTGAAGAAGAGGAGGAAGATGACACTTTGAAGCCAAACCAGGGTCTTTCTCAGCTTTTGGCAGGCCATTCAGCGACACTCAGTACCCGAAACTCCGGGAATTATGCGTCTTCCGCAGATTCAGGGTTGTACGAAGCTGGGTCCGGTGGCTCCGGCATGGGTTTTCTTCGACAGAACAGTTCTCCTGCGGGGTTCCTAGGTGCTGAGTCTGAGGGGTACTTGTCAAACTTCGGGATTCCGGCGAATTATGACTATATTTCGCCGTCGTCAGTCGACGCGTCTGGTAAGGGGCAGAGGGAGGAAAAAGCACAACAAGCTTCTGCAAAATTTTCGGCCCAGTTG AAAGTAGAGCAGAGTGCGCAGCTACCTGGTGCAATGAGTGGTTTATTGGATATGGAGATGGAGAAAATTTTGGAGGATTCCGTACCATGCAGGGTTCGAGCAAAGCGTGGCTGTGCAACACACCCCCGTAGCATTGCAGAGAGG GTTCGGAGGACTCGAATCAGTGATAGAATAAGGAAGCTTCAGGAGCTTGTGCCTAACATGGACAAG GAACTCGCTGAGCATCAAAAGAAGTGCAAATGCTTAGTTAGAGATTAG
- the LOC131162319 gene encoding transcription factor bHLH80 isoform X1, with protein MQQTPAGGAGSGGGGSGGGGSSGGVLTRFRSAPATWLDALLEEEEEDDTLKPNQGLSQLLAGHSATLSTRNSGNYASSADSGLYEAGSGGSGMGFLRQNSSPAGFLGAESEGYLSNFGIPANYDYISPSSVDASGKGQREEKAQQASAKFSAQLKVEQSAQLPGAMSGLLDMEMEKILEDSVPCRVRAKRGCATHPRSIAERVRRTRISDRIRKLQELVPNMDKGLMTRTTIGLGEQRDKHYYLVALASEKPKPQTPSATATSCHSPSSQVTSSTALWHCRLGICLSLD; from the exons ATGCAACAGACACCTGCCGGTGGTGCTGGAAGTGGAGGTGGCGGCAGCGGCGGTGGCGGGAGCAGCGGTGGAGTACTTACCCGGTTCCGCTCAGCTCCAGCCACCTGGTTAGATGCTCTGCTTGAAGAAGAGGAGGAAGATGACACTTTGAAGCCAAACCAGGGTCTTTCTCAGCTTTTGGCAGGCCATTCAGCGACACTCAGTACCCGAAACTCCGGGAATTATGCGTCTTCCGCAGATTCAGGGTTGTACGAAGCTGGGTCCGGTGGCTCCGGCATGGGTTTTCTTCGACAGAACAGTTCTCCTGCGGGGTTCCTAGGTGCTGAGTCTGAGGGGTACTTGTCAAACTTCGGGATTCCGGCGAATTATGACTATATTTCGCCGTCGTCAGTCGACGCGTCTGGTAAGGGGCAGAGGGAGGAAAAAGCACAACAAGCTTCTGCAAAATTTTCGGCCCAGTTG AAAGTAGAGCAGAGTGCGCAGCTACCTGGTGCAATGAGTGGTTTATTGGATATGGAGATGGAGAAAATTTTGGAGGATTCCGTACCATGCAGGGTTCGAGCAAAGCGTGGCTGTGCAACACACCCCCGTAGCATTGCAGAGAGG GTTCGGAGGACTCGAATCAGTGATAGAATAAGGAAGCTTCAGGAGCTTGTGCCTAACATGGACAAG GGCTTGATGACAAGGACGACGATTGGTTTGGGTGAACAACGAGACAAACATTATTACTTGGTTGCGCTAGCATCAGAGAAGCCAAAACCTCAAACTCCATCCGCAACAGCCACTTCTTGCCATTCACCTAGTTCTCAAGTCACCTCCTCCACCGCTTTATGGCATTGCCGATTGGGCATTTGTCTTTCTCTAGATTAG